In Theobroma cacao cultivar B97-61/B2 chromosome 7, Criollo_cocoa_genome_V2, whole genome shotgun sequence, the genomic window TGTAGTTGGAAAGGAGAAAGATCAGAGATGCCGAGTGTCACAGTCTCAAAGGGGAATCGTGAATTTCATATCTGTTATGTATTAAAATAGTTAAGGTATTTAAGTGTTCAcatcattttcaatttaagtAAGTCAAAACGGATAATATTTCACAGGTTAGTGTAGATTGTGACACAGAACTTGCATTCTAAGTAATTGGATTTGAGTTAGAAATTGAGCTTGCATTTCTGGCATAAATCAATGAGATTAGCTCAAAGGATTGGGTAGAAGAGAATCAATGATCAATCAAGAACAGTGATGGAAACATTGATTGGAACAATAATTAGCAAAATGTTAGATAAGGTCAGGATGTCAGGCTGTCGTTATTGATTGTCAATCCTGAGGGTCAAAACACTTCTTTTGAACTGTCATCATGGAATTAATAGCCAGCGAGTATGAAACAGGAGCATAACTGGAAAAGTAGGTTACaattaaacacaaaaatatAATCCAGCTGAGCATTGTGGATAACAAATTTAAGAGAGCTGTGTCAGTGGTtgtttttaagtattgcgTTGCTACAGTTTAGGTTGTACAACTGGACAAAATAAGGCATTGAACCATATTCATCGTAcaagcaaatattttaatcattaagCAAGGGATTAGGATCAAGGTTGAAAGATGCACCCAAGGATTTAACTTAATGATTAGTATGTATTTTGTCTTATTCAAAGAGATGGACtcgaattttttattttgaataaaaaaaacattttaaaaaatgactgataaaaaagagaagaaaatctatactatttaattcaataattagtatatatgtatttttttttatttaaagggCTTAAGTTAATTCACAGGGTCAATGGGTTTTATTCTGTTGACCTGTAAAATTTTTCCGTtgatgaaataattttttatctttcaaacAATCAAAGTGGTAAAAACATTTATCAGAAATCATTTTCacctttgttttttcttattcaaaGGATGTAAATCATTTTTCCTGAAAAATTTTTTACCTGATGAAACCATTTTCACCTTTCAAACATTCgaaatagtaaaaatattttgggaaaaTGATTTTCACCTTTACTAAAGGAacctttaaaattaaaaaattttaggataaaagataagaaagagacaaaaggagaaaaagattGGAGGTGGGATAGTTGGTTACTGCCAAGATCAAAAGGGGTTGGTGGGGGGATTAAAATCATGTTTCACCTGGTGGTGCACCCTAGCTGTAAAGAGTCAGTCTGAAAAGGTTTAGCCAACAGTCCAATTTAAGAATATCGGCACCGACCAGCTGAATCAGCCTTAAAACAAAGAGGCTCACCATTGACCCCACCAActcaaaaacacaaaaaagagGCTAAGGTTACAACTTTTACAAGGAAATTGATTTCTATTCAGAGATAAGAATTACAAACAAAAGTTTCCCTTTTTCAACTGTTAGGATAGACATTACTTCAACCtgacttcaaaaaaaaaattgatacatAAACAGTGTAtagtatttatatattatcaagTAATCAAATCTCTATAcgtattattttgaaaaaaataaaaaattgttgttaaaatttgatatcttttcaagattttataaattttttattcttttaaataatattctgTTAATGAGATGTCAAAAtctaataatttaaattatatataaaaattaataggctgtcaatatatcaaatattaatcttaaaaaaatattttacgttATCTAATTACCATCGTCAAGCCTGACTAATCCCAGAAAACTTTCCCAAGACTTGGAAAAAAAGCCAGTTGGTTGCCTGCCAACCTCTTTTGCCGGCTCTTTTACTTTTGCTTTGATTCCCTCTAATCAATAGGCCAACTTTGCAAGTTCATGCCCTTGGAAAGCAAGAGCATGTTCTTAGGTAGactaagcttttttttttcttttgtttgccGATTTCACGTTGCAAAGAATTGGGTGTGGAACACGTATCTCCACATCCCACAATACTAAGATTACTTCAATGTACCTcaattacaagaaattaatGTAGCTTTTGCACAAGGTTGAGATCTATACGTatatatttctcaaattttacAATCGAAAATCTTCTGTAACGATCTATAGCAAGATTTATAAAACTTGttcaaatatattattttatgataagATATTCTTTTACAATCTAATAAACTCGAATTGAATTAAGATAATACTTTTTAAATGTATTTTATCTTTCCATATTCGAaatctatttcttttcttaacctagttaaaattttaattacttataaataatattactttaaaatgaaaaaaaaagggattaatgaagaagataaggttgaataaacaataattttcaaagaGTATCTTTCACATCATTCATAACTTTTTCTCAATTCAAATCAGTTAAACAGTTTGCTAAGTTACTTAACAAGCACAAATGATGTagacattcattcattcatgcATGCATAGCCACATTCAAGTCTGTCCAATTAAGCCTTATAGTGCAGTAAAATAATACTGTATCTGTCTCTAAATGTTTATCTTTCTTCAACTTTTTCGAAGATTAAGATAATATCGAGAGTATCGagtattgaattttattttattagagCTTGCAAACTAAGCAAGATATAAAACTCGAATTCGCGCTTACGGTTAACTGTTAATTAAACAACTTTGCGCCGCAAAACCTTAATTAAGGAGTTAATTAACCCCAATAATCCTGTTCATTCAACACCGCAATCTCGGCACGTGCTCACGTGTCGTCATGTGAAGGGCTTTATTACAAGCTTAAGCGACCGCCGTCCGTAGGCGGTCGGAGGAGCTGTCAAAACAAGGGGGAGGGGCACACACATTGTGCCACGTGGTACGAACCAAGTCCAacaaagtaagaaagagatttttGTCCATTTGCGGACGATCATAAATAGCTGAAGAATCTTTCTTAAGTTGTTGCATATGGCTTGGATTTAGTCACCCAACCCAAagtttctatatatatatatatatatatatatatacacacacactaTTTNtatatatatatatatatatatatatatacacacacacatttGTTTATATATCATAGAACCCATCTTTGTTTCTTGGGTTGGTGTTCATATGGAGTGGATTAGAGGACCTGCCATAGGCCGTGGCGCCACCGCCACGGTGTCTCTAGCCACCGCGGTGCCTTCCGGGGAGGTTTTCGCGGTGAAGTCGAGCGAGTTGTGTCACTCCATGTTGTTACAAAGAGAGAGTTACTTGTTGTCCAAACTGAGCTGTCCTCGTATAGTTAAGTACATAGGGTGTGGTGTTAGGAACGAAACGAGTAGTAACAAGCCTACGTACAACCTTTGCATGGAGTATGTCTTCGGCGGCACGCTGTTCGAGGAGATTCAAAGGGTCGGGGGGAGATTGGGTGAAGAGAAAGTGAGGTTGTACACCAGGCAGATTCTACAAGGTTTGGATTATCTTCATGGGAATGGGGTGGTGCATTGTGACATCAAGAGCCAGAATATTTTGATAGGTGAAGAAGGAGCGAAGATTGCTGATCTTGGCTGTGCTAAGTTGATGGGAAAAGTTGGTGGTGATGATCGATTCGACACGTCAGCATTTTCCGGTACACCGGCTTTCATGGCACCGGAGGTGGCACGTGGGAAGGAGCAGGGTTATGGAGCTGATATATGGGCTCTTGGATGTACAATTATAGAGATGGGCACCGGAAATTCACCATGGCCGGAGCTGAATGATCCAGTGTCAGCTCTTTACAAGATTGGATTTTCCGAGGATGTACCCGAGATTCCCAAGT contains:
- the LOC18593468 gene encoding mitogen-activated protein kinase kinase kinase NPK1, translated to MEWIRGPAIGRGATATVSLATAVPSGEVFAVKSSELCHSMLLQRESYLLSKLSCPRIVKYIGCGVRNETSSNKPTYNLCMEYVFGGTLFEEIQRVGGRLGEEKVRLYTRQILQGLDYLHGNGVVHCDIKSQNILIGEEGAKIADLGCAKLMGKVGGDDRFDTSAFSGTPAFMAPEVARGKEQGYGADIWALGCTIIEMGTGNSPWPELNDPVSALYKIGFSEDVPEIPKWFCEKGKDFVSKCLRRDAKERWTAKELLQHPFVEELDTHLKEVKDSTMDSPSSVLDQAFWDSLDVVESPKNLIPEGISSSSPANRIKKLLQATLSPASNASNWTWNEDWITVRSIDIEETKDCSGESNAILGDDSSFTTPSFLDLFQDELTIESSILDHGNLLDNSIETIIDFSRIRVRTDLILPFDSVTDDSFVSDNLNFQTVNENSCSIESLSNIPSFIYESYS